One window from the genome of Jeotgalibaca sp. MA1X17-3 encodes:
- a CDS encoding DegT/DnrJ/EryC1/StrS aminotransferase family protein: MKKIQVTRSSMPPFERYIEEIRGLWDSHWLTNMGEKHEKLADLLMDYLKTPHLSLFTNGHLALEDAIAAFDLSGEVITTPFTFSSTTHAIVRNGLIPVFCDIDPETYTMDASKIESLITERTSAIVPVHVYGTVCDVEEIERIAKKHNLKVIYDAAHAFGVEVNGKGIANFGDAAMFSFHATKVFNTIEGGAVTFQDEWLNERLNHLKNFGITGTETVEYVGGNAKMNEFQAAMGITNLPYVTGEIAKRQAIVECYMNELADVPGLRLIQHQEGVKTNYAYFPIVFEGEGWNRNEVVDALAEKGVIVRKYFYPLISDYDCYKHLSCSEENPVAKRIADQVITLPLYADLSLVEVKKISKMIREMSPLKSEKEQSSQLNLK, encoded by the coding sequence ATGAAGAAAATACAAGTAACTCGTTCCTCCATGCCTCCTTTTGAAAGATACATAGAAGAAATCCGTGGTTTGTGGGATTCTCATTGGCTCACAAATATGGGAGAAAAGCATGAAAAATTAGCGGATCTGTTAATGGATTATCTGAAGACGCCACATTTGTCTTTATTTACAAATGGACATCTCGCTTTGGAAGATGCAATTGCTGCTTTTGATTTGAGTGGTGAAGTTATTACGACACCATTCACTTTTTCATCTACCACACATGCGATTGTTCGAAATGGATTGATCCCTGTATTTTGTGACATTGATCCAGAAACGTATACGATGGATGCTAGTAAAATCGAAAGCTTAATTACCGAGCGAACATCTGCTATTGTTCCGGTTCATGTGTATGGAACCGTATGTGACGTAGAAGAAATTGAACGTATTGCCAAAAAACATAATTTAAAAGTGATTTATGATGCAGCTCATGCTTTTGGGGTAGAAGTGAATGGAAAAGGAATTGCAAATTTCGGAGATGCAGCGATGTTCAGTTTCCATGCTACAAAAGTTTTTAATACGATTGAAGGAGGAGCAGTAACCTTCCAAGATGAGTGGTTGAACGAGAGACTGAACCATCTGAAAAACTTTGGAATTACCGGTACAGAAACAGTCGAATATGTCGGCGGAAATGCAAAAATGAATGAGTTTCAAGCAGCAATGGGAATTACGAACTTACCTTATGTAACAGGAGAGATTGCAAAAAGACAAGCAATCGTTGAATGCTACATGAATGAGTTAGCTGATGTACCAGGATTACGTTTGATTCAGCATCAAGAAGGGGTAAAGACGAATTACGCATACTTCCCAATTGTGTTTGAAGGAGAAGGTTGGAATCGTAATGAAGTAGTGGATGCACTGGCTGAAAAAGGAGTTATTGTTCGTAAGTATTTTTATCCATTAATTAGTGATTACGACTGCTATAAACATTTAAGTTGTAGTGAAGAGAATCCGGTTGCTAAACGAATTGCAGACCAAGTGATCACGTTACCACTGTATGCCGATCTATCACTTGTAGAAGTAAAGAAAATTAGTAAGATGATTCGTGAAATGAGTCCATTAAAAAGTGAAAAAGAGCAAAGTAGTCAATTAAATCTGAAATAG
- the rfbB gene encoding dTDP-glucose 4,6-dehydratase: MMEEYPDATIINVDALTYAGKYENIADFEAHPHYHFIHADIRNREKMDEIFSLYQIDTVVNFAAESHVDRSIDDSELFFSTNVLGTQSLLDAAMTAWKININDKNDRSFRPGVKFLQVSTDEVYGTLPETGSFTEETPLQPNSPYSASKASADLLVRAYNETYGLPMNITRCSNNYGPHQDTEKLIPLMITQCMQDKKLPIYGNGLQVRDWLHVYDHCRGIHFVLKKGREGEVYNIGGKTEKTNLEIVKLIIEALDKSPDLIEFVTDRPGHDRRYAIDNTKIATELGWEPVVDFEDGLRQTLHYYLNPVLKQ; this comes from the coding sequence ATGATGGAAGAGTATCCGGATGCAACAATCATAAACGTAGATGCGCTCACCTATGCAGGGAAGTACGAAAATATCGCCGATTTCGAAGCACATCCTCATTATCATTTCATTCATGCAGATATTCGCAATCGTGAAAAAATGGATGAAATCTTCTCGCTTTATCAAATTGATACGGTTGTAAACTTTGCAGCAGAATCTCATGTAGACCGAAGTATTGATGACTCAGAATTATTCTTTTCTACGAATGTTTTAGGAACACAAAGTCTTTTGGATGCAGCGATGACCGCCTGGAAAATAAATATAAATGATAAAAACGATCGGAGTTTTCGACCAGGTGTGAAGTTTCTTCAAGTTTCAACGGACGAAGTTTATGGAACATTACCAGAAACAGGTTCATTTACTGAAGAAACGCCACTTCAACCGAATAGTCCTTACTCAGCCTCAAAAGCCAGTGCTGATTTGCTGGTCCGCGCGTACAACGAAACATATGGTCTACCTATGAATATTACTCGTTGCAGTAATAACTATGGACCTCATCAAGATACTGAAAAGCTCATCCCACTCATGATTACTCAATGTATGCAAGACAAGAAATTACCAATTTATGGAAATGGTTTACAAGTAAGAGATTGGCTCCATGTTTATGATCATTGTCGGGGAATTCATTTCGTATTGAAAAAAGGGAGAGAAGGCGAAGTCTACAATATTGGCGGGAAAACAGAAAAAACAAACTTAGAAATAGTTAAACTCATTATTGAAGCGTTAGATAAATCTCCTGATTTAATTGAATTTGTAACTGACCGACCCGGACATGATCGACGCTATGCAATCGATAATACTAAAATTGCGACAGAATTAGGCTGGGAACCGGTCGTTGACTTTGAAGATGGTCTACGTCAAACCCTTCACTACTACTTAAATCCAGTCCTGAAACAATAA
- the rfbA gene encoding glucose-1-phosphate thymidylyltransferase RfbA, translating to MKGIILAGGRGTRLYPMTQAISKQLLPIYDKPMIYYPLSTLLLAGISEILIISTPNDLPIFERLLGNGDRLGIKLSYQVQHKPRGLADAFLLGEEFIGNDDVCLILGDNFFYGQDFTKVLQEAKNLDTGAVIFGYEVSDPTAFGVVEFDEFFKAISIEEKPTHPKSNYAVPGLYFYDNRVVEIAKSVEPSERGEIEITAINNAYMEMNELAVIPLGRGMAWLDTGTPGGILTAAEYVEMIQTRQGLYISCLEEIAWRRGFLNDKQLREIGESLSMTDYGQYLLKILEGSKWKIYS from the coding sequence ATGAAAGGCATTATTTTAGCAGGGGGAAGAGGAACCAGACTATATCCCATGACACAGGCAATTTCCAAACAACTATTACCTATTTATGATAAACCGATGATTTACTATCCGTTAAGTACGTTACTTTTGGCAGGAATTAGTGAGATTTTAATAATTTCTACACCAAACGATCTTCCTATTTTTGAAAGGCTATTAGGAAATGGTGACCGTTTAGGAATTAAGTTATCGTATCAAGTTCAACACAAACCAAGAGGATTAGCAGATGCATTTCTTTTAGGGGAAGAATTTATCGGAAATGATGATGTTTGTTTAATTCTAGGAGATAATTTCTTTTATGGTCAGGATTTTACGAAAGTTTTACAAGAAGCTAAAAATCTAGATACAGGCGCAGTCATTTTTGGATATGAAGTAAGTGATCCTACTGCCTTTGGAGTGGTTGAATTTGATGAATTTTTTAAAGCTATTTCGATTGAAGAAAAACCAACTCATCCTAAGTCAAATTATGCAGTTCCTGGTCTTTATTTCTATGATAATCGAGTCGTAGAAATTGCTAAATCTGTTGAACCCTCTGAAAGAGGAGAGATAGAAATTACGGCGATCAATAATGCGTACATGGAAATGAATGAATTAGCAGTTATTCCTTTAGGAAGAGGGATGGCATGGCTGGATACAGGAACACCAGGAGGAATTCTAACCGCAGCAGAGTATGTTGAAATGATACAAACGAGACAAGGATTATATATTTCTTGTTTGGAAGAAATTGCCTGGCGAAGAGGGTTTCTAAATGATAAACAGCTAAGGGAAATTGGAGAATCTTTATCGATGACCGACTATGGACAGTACTTACTGAAAATATTGGAGGGCTCAAAGTGGAAAATATACTCGTAA